The following are encoded in a window of bacterium SCSIO 12643 genomic DNA:
- a CDS encoding peptidoglycan DD-metalloendopeptidase family protein codes for MRRLSSFLLVLFLWIGFGNIPDIQAQNKRAVLERKKSRLKSDIAYKNTLLKKNEKEQSNTLNQLILLQDKISKRLELIATINSEVKFLNSEIDKNEELIMSMERDIDKLKAEYARMIQFAYRNRSSYDKIMYVFASEDFNQAYKRLRYLQQYSEFRKKQTEDIKRLENILMKKNAELLAEKADKEALLLTENKEKSILAGEKEQQQQVYASLQSREEELKKEIREKQKERQQMQLAIERIIAEEVRLAQKKNTSKSGEWSLTPESKALANSFTANKGQLPWPVEKGTITDKYGVHAHPVLKSIKINNHGVGISTNPGATARAVFDGEVSRIIVIPGAGKAIIVRHGDYLTVYGNLKEVYVAAGDKVKVKQILGEIITIDGKTELQFEIHKGVNATTLDPALWLYKGR; via the coding sequence TATTCCAGATATCCAGGCCCAAAATAAACGTGCGGTTTTAGAGCGTAAGAAAAGCCGTTTGAAAAGTGATATTGCTTATAAGAATACCCTACTAAAGAAAAACGAGAAGGAGCAAAGTAATACCCTAAATCAGCTGATTTTATTACAGGATAAAATTTCCAAACGTTTGGAGTTAATTGCGACCATCAATAGTGAAGTCAAATTCTTGAATTCTGAAATCGATAAGAATGAGGAATTAATTATGTCAATGGAGCGTGACATAGACAAGCTTAAAGCGGAATATGCAAGAATGATTCAGTTCGCTTATCGAAATAGAAGTAGCTACGACAAGATTATGTATGTATTTGCTTCTGAAGATTTCAATCAGGCATATAAGAGATTGAGATACCTTCAACAATATTCTGAGTTTAGAAAAAAGCAAACCGAGGATATTAAAAGACTAGAGAATATCTTGATGAAGAAAAATGCGGAGCTTTTAGCAGAGAAGGCAGATAAAGAAGCTTTGCTTTTAACCGAGAATAAGGAAAAATCTATTCTGGCTGGAGAGAAAGAGCAACAACAACAGGTATATGCAAGTTTGCAAAGTCGCGAAGAAGAATTGAAAAAGGAGATCCGTGAGAAGCAAAAAGAGCGTCAACAAATGCAATTGGCGATTGAAAGAATTATTGCTGAAGAAGTAAGATTAGCGCAGAAAAAGAATACTTCAAAATCGGGAGAATGGAGTTTAACACCGGAGTCAAAAGCGCTAGCGAATAGCTTCACAGCGAATAAAGGACAATTGCCATGGCCGGTTGAAAAAGGAACGATCACGGATAAATATGGGGTGCATGCACATCCGGTTTTAAAATCAATTAAAATAAATAATCATGGTGTTGGGATTAGTACAAATCCTGGAGCGACAGCAAGAGCAGTCTTTGATGGAGAAGTTTCCAGAATTATAGTGATTCCTGGAGCAGGTAAAGCAATTATTGTAAGACATGGTGATTATTTGACCGTTTATGGGAATCTGAAAGAAGTTTATGTTGCAGCCGGGGATAAAGTGAAAGTGAAACAAATTTTAGGAGAAATCATTACGATTGATGGAAAAACGGAGTTGCAGTTTGAGATTCATAAAGGAGTAAATGCAACGACATTAGATCCTGCGTTGTGGCTGTATAAGGGAAGATAG
- a CDS encoding twin-arginine translocase TatA/TatE family subunit: protein MTNSIFLMGMPGGYEWIIIGVIILLLFGGRKLPELMKGMGKGIKEFKDASKSDDAAKELEEKK from the coding sequence ATGACAAATTCAATTTTTCTTATGGGAATGCCAGGTGGATATGAGTGGATTATTATTGGAGTTATTATCCTATTACTCTTTGGTGGGCGTAAACTACCTGAATTGATGAAAGGTATGGGAAAAGGAATCAAAGAATTCAAGGATGCATCAAAAAGTGACGATGCAGCAAAAGAATTAGAAGAGAAAAAATAA
- the gatA gene encoding Asp-tRNA(Asn)/Glu-tRNA(Gln) amidotransferase subunit GatA: MTNYTNYSSYRGALNNGEITCVDQVKSFLKEIDTQKHLNAFLETFDETALAAAEKVDQKIKAGSAGKLAGMVIGIKDNLCYKDHKLSVSSKILTGFTSLFSGTAVERLVAEDAIIIGRLNCDEFAMGSSNEKSAFGPVLNPYDTTKVSGGSSGGSAVAVAANLCHASLGSDTGGSVRQPASFTGTVGLKPTYGRISRWGLVAYGSSLDQIGPFTKSVEDSALLLEVMAGPDEYDTTAAQNEVDAYADFKFEGQKKIAVLRDAIESEGLSDSVKTRFNEIIEKLKAEGHAIEIVDFPLLNQMVPTYYVVSNAEASSNLSRYDGIHYGYRSEGAKDIQSTYVKSRTEGFGTEVKRRIMMGTFVLSAGYYDAYFAKAQKVRRLIQDRTKEIFERCDFIMTPTTPHVAFELGHNSDNPVAMYLEDIFTVHANLAGNPAISLPLGKDASGMPFGIQVMAPFFEEKKMFAMADNMMGM; this comes from the coding sequence ATGACCAATTACACGAATTATTCGTCTTATCGTGGTGCGCTTAACAATGGCGAAATCACCTGTGTGGATCAAGTAAAGAGTTTTCTAAAAGAAATTGACACGCAGAAACATTTAAACGCATTTTTAGAAACTTTTGATGAAACTGCTTTGGCAGCGGCTGAAAAAGTGGATCAAAAGATAAAAGCAGGAAGTGCGGGTAAATTAGCCGGAATGGTAATTGGGATTAAAGATAACTTATGTTATAAGGATCATAAATTATCTGTATCATCAAAAATATTGACTGGTTTCACATCGTTGTTTTCGGGAACAGCGGTTGAGCGATTAGTTGCAGAAGATGCCATTATTATCGGGCGTTTAAATTGCGATGAGTTTGCTATGGGCTCTTCCAATGAAAAGTCGGCATTCGGACCAGTATTAAATCCTTATGATACTACAAAAGTTTCCGGAGGTTCCTCCGGAGGTTCAGCTGTTGCGGTTGCAGCAAATCTGTGTCATGCATCTTTGGGTTCAGATACAGGAGGTTCTGTGCGTCAACCAGCCTCATTCACAGGTACAGTTGGATTAAAACCGACATACGGAAGAATTTCTCGTTGGGGTTTAGTGGCGTATGGCTCTTCTTTGGATCAAATTGGTCCATTTACTAAATCTGTAGAAGATTCGGCATTGTTGTTAGAAGTCATGGCTGGGCCCGATGAATATGATACTACGGCAGCGCAAAATGAAGTGGATGCATATGCAGATTTTAAATTTGAAGGTCAAAAGAAAATAGCAGTTTTAAGAGATGCTATTGAAAGTGAAGGACTAAGTGATTCTGTCAAAACTAGATTTAATGAAATCATTGAGAAATTAAAGGCTGAGGGTCATGCGATTGAAATAGTTGACTTTCCACTATTAAATCAAATGGTACCAACCTATTATGTCGTGAGTAATGCGGAGGCTTCATCCAATCTATCAAGATATGATGGTATTCATTATGGTTATAGAAGCGAAGGTGCAAAGGACATCCAGTCGACTTACGTGAAATCAAGAACTGAAGGATTTGGAACTGAGGTAAAGCGAAGAATCATGATGGGAACTTTTGTATTGAGCGCTGGATATTATGATGCGTATTTTGCAAAAGCACAAAAAGTAAGACGTTTGATTCAAGATCGAACAAAAGAAATCTTTGAACGATGCGATTTTATTATGACCCCAACAACCCCACATGTGGCATTTGAGTTGGGACATAATTCGGATAATCCGGTGGCGATGTACCTGGAAGATATTTTCACAGTACATGCAAATCTAGCTGGAAATCCGGCAATTTCGTTGCCTTTAGGGAAAGATGCATCAGGAATGCCATTCGGAATTCAGGTAATGGCCCCATTCTTTGAAGAGAAGAAGATGTTTGCAATGGCGGACAATATGATGGGAATGTAA
- a CDS encoding acetate--CoA ligase family protein, which translates to MLHSAIINPKSIVVIGGSNSESKPGGKIVTNLLAGTFSGDLYVVNPKEHEVQGIKCYKSVADLPEVDLAILAIPAKFCLDTVVHLSEQKNTRGFIIISAGFGESDEVGKELEEAISNQVNKVGGSLIGPNCIGVINTYYQGVFTLPVPPLSSDGVDLISGSGATAVFIMEAGMQNGLRFNQVFSVGNSAQTGVEEVLEHLDETYVEGESSAIKLLYIENFSNPRKFLKHASSLIQKGCKIAAIKSGYSAAGSRAASSHTGAVATSDFITRALFRKAGIVYCSSRSELITVAGIFNYKKLLGKNIAVITHAGGSAVMLTDALEKGGLSVPSIEGDDADELLTYLYPGSSVSNPIDFLATGTADQLGIIIDYCEHNFNEIDGMAVVFGSAGLFDVENVYKVLNVKMKFSKKPIYPVLPSVVNAQKEIGYFLSKGRVNFPDEVELGSALSEVSATPEPMSLEIDLPEINGELIRKIVSNSGTGLLSPDDTHKILQEAGIPTTVETVVDTVESAIEVSRKINGPVVMKVVGPIHKTDVGGVTLNVTTEEMVRSEFERMMQIDDVTGVLIQPQLEGIEVFIGARKEGSFGHVVMCGLGGIYIEVFKDIRAGLSPVGIDEAHTMIDRLKINPILKGYRGKQGINLDKFAEIITRVSALVEAAPDIEEMDLNPLMASGDEIFTVDARIIKG; encoded by the coding sequence ATGCTACATTCTGCAATTATCAATCCCAAGAGCATAGTTGTTATTGGAGGGTCGAATAGTGAATCTAAGCCCGGAGGTAAAATTGTAACCAATTTATTGGCTGGAACTTTTTCAGGAGATTTATATGTGGTCAACCCCAAAGAGCATGAAGTTCAGGGAATAAAATGTTATAAGAGTGTAGCGGATTTACCAGAAGTTGATTTGGCCATTCTGGCTATACCTGCTAAGTTTTGTTTGGATACTGTAGTTCATTTATCTGAACAAAAGAATACAAGAGGTTTTATCATTATATCCGCTGGATTTGGAGAATCGGATGAAGTAGGAAAAGAGCTGGAAGAGGCGATTTCCAATCAAGTGAATAAAGTAGGAGGAAGTCTAATTGGTCCCAATTGTATTGGAGTGATCAATACCTATTATCAGGGGGTGTTTACTTTGCCGGTACCACCTTTATCAAGCGATGGAGTGGATTTGATTAGTGGCTCAGGAGCTACAGCAGTTTTTATTATGGAAGCCGGAATGCAAAATGGTTTGCGATTTAATCAGGTGTTTTCTGTGGGGAATAGCGCGCAAACAGGGGTAGAAGAGGTGTTGGAGCATTTGGATGAAACCTATGTTGAAGGAGAGAGTTCAGCGATTAAGCTGTTATATATTGAAAACTTTAGTAATCCAAGAAAGTTTTTAAAACATGCTTCTTCTCTTATTCAGAAAGGTTGTAAAATCGCTGCAATTAAATCAGGTTATTCTGCGGCAGGAAGTCGTGCAGCATCCTCACATACGGGTGCAGTGGCTACAAGCGATTTTATTACACGAGCATTGTTTAGAAAAGCAGGAATTGTCTATTGTAGTAGTCGTTCTGAATTAATTACAGTAGCAGGAATCTTTAATTATAAAAAACTTCTGGGTAAGAACATTGCGGTGATTACTCATGCGGGAGGTTCGGCTGTAATGTTGACAGATGCATTGGAAAAAGGAGGTTTATCCGTTCCATCAATTGAAGGAGACGATGCGGATGAATTATTGACGTATTTGTATCCAGGGTCATCAGTGTCTAATCCCATCGATTTTTTAGCTACCGGAACTGCGGATCAATTGGGAATTATTATTGACTACTGTGAACATAATTTCAATGAAATTGATGGAATGGCGGTAGTTTTTGGTAGTGCAGGTTTGTTTGATGTGGAGAATGTATACAAGGTTCTGAATGTTAAAATGAAATTTAGTAAAAAACCGATTTATCCTGTTTTACCATCTGTCGTAAATGCACAAAAAGAGATTGGGTATTTTCTATCAAAGGGGAGAGTAAATTTCCCTGATGAGGTAGAATTGGGTTCTGCATTGTCCGAAGTAAGTGCAACTCCTGAACCAATGAGTTTAGAAATTGATTTGCCAGAAATCAATGGAGAATTAATTAGAAAAATTGTTTCAAATTCAGGAACTGGTTTATTGTCTCCGGATGATACCCATAAGATTTTACAAGAAGCAGGAATTCCGACAACAGTTGAGACGGTAGTTGACACGGTGGAATCAGCTATAGAGGTGTCACGTAAAATAAATGGCCCGGTAGTTATGAAAGTTGTAGGGCCAATTCATAAAACTGATGTGGGTGGAGTCACTTTAAATGTTACCACCGAAGAGATGGTAAGAAGTGAGTTTGAAAGAATGATGCAGATTGATGATGTTACCGGAGTTTTAATTCAACCACAGTTAGAAGGAATAGAAGTTTTTATTGGGGCACGGAAGGAAGGAAGTTTTGGACACGTTGTGATGTGTGGTTTAGGAGGAATCTACATAGAAGTATTTAAAGATATTAGAGCAGGTCTGTCTCCAGTCGGAATAGATGAAGCTCATACGATGATTGATCGACTAAAAATCAATCCAATATTAAAAGGTTATCGAGGTAAACAGGGGATTAACTTAGACAAGTTTGCAGAGATAATCACGCGTGTATCTGCTTTGGTAGAAGCTGCTCCTGATATTGAAGAAATGGATCTAAACCCACTAATGGCGTCAGGAGATGAGATATTTACGGTGGATGCCAGAATTATTAAAGGATAA
- a CDS encoding alpha/beta fold hydrolase produces the protein MKLHHKILGEGEPLVILHGLFGMLDNWQTLAKKWAEHYQVILVDLRNHGHSPHAPDFNYQLMLDDLEELADDLLLDDINIIGHSMGGKLSMKFAQTYPELINKLIVADIGPKKYPVHHQQIINGLKSVPMDRVKSRQEVKEYLKPYIHEEQTIQFFLKNLYWREKGKLDWRFNLSAIADNINYVGEELLQNEFNGPTLFIRGGNSSYVLDTDIPEIQTVFPNSEMATIPNAGHWLHAENPQMFFDEVHKFLMD, from the coding sequence ATGAAACTTCATCATAAGATTCTGGGAGAAGGTGAACCACTTGTTATTCTTCATGGTTTATTTGGTATGCTGGATAACTGGCAAACCTTAGCTAAAAAATGGGCAGAACATTATCAAGTGATATTAGTTGATCTACGAAATCACGGTCACTCTCCCCATGCTCCTGATTTCAATTACCAATTGATGCTGGATGATCTTGAAGAGCTTGCAGATGATTTGTTATTGGACGACATTAATATTATCGGGCATTCTATGGGAGGCAAGCTCAGTATGAAGTTTGCCCAAACTTATCCCGAATTGATCAATAAACTGATAGTGGCGGATATTGGACCTAAAAAATACCCTGTTCACCACCAACAAATCATTAATGGATTAAAATCTGTTCCTATGGACCGGGTTAAATCCAGACAAGAGGTAAAAGAATATTTGAAACCTTATATCCATGAAGAACAAACCATACAGTTCTTTCTCAAAAATCTATACTGGAGAGAAAAAGGCAAACTAGATTGGCGTTTTAATTTGAGTGCTATAGCCGACAACATCAATTACGTAGGTGAAGAACTATTACAAAACGAATTTAATGGCCCCACCTTATTTATCCGTGGTGGAAATTCATCTTATGTATTAGATACTGATATTCCAGAAATTCAGACTGTTTTTCCTAATTCTGAAATGGCTACAATACCAAATGCCGGTCATTGGCTTCATGCTGAGAATCCCCAGATGTTCTTTGACGAAGTTCACAAGTTCTTAATGGATTAA
- a CDS encoding pyridoxine 5'-phosphate synthase: MTQLSVNVNKVATIRNARGGNIPNVLQVALDCEKYGAQGITVHPRPDQRHIRFTDVEDLANSVTTEFNIEGYPSSDFIQMVLKHKPAQVTLVPDGPDVLTSNAGWNTVKHHSYLKTIIDEFKDAGIRTSIFIDADNEMIEHASLTNTDRIELYTEDYAQGFASNKEEAIAPYISAAETALKHSLGINAGHDLNLDNLKYFASNIPNLLEVSIGHALISDALYYGLENTIALYLRELRF, from the coding sequence ATGACTCAACTAAGTGTCAATGTCAATAAAGTTGCAACAATCAGAAATGCACGTGGAGGTAATATTCCAAATGTATTACAAGTTGCCTTAGATTGTGAAAAATACGGAGCTCAGGGAATTACAGTTCACCCGCGTCCGGATCAAAGACATATTCGTTTTACAGATGTTGAGGATCTCGCAAATTCTGTTACGACCGAATTTAATATTGAAGGATATCCAAGTTCAGATTTCATTCAAATGGTACTTAAGCATAAACCTGCGCAAGTGACATTAGTACCTGATGGACCAGATGTTCTGACATCAAACGCAGGTTGGAATACGGTCAAACATCATTCTTATCTGAAAACAATCATTGACGAATTTAAAGATGCTGGAATACGTACATCTATCTTTATTGATGCCGACAATGAGATGATTGAACATGCTTCTTTAACCAACACAGATCGTATTGAACTTTACACTGAGGATTACGCTCAAGGGTTTGCGTCAAACAAAGAAGAGGCAATCGCACCATATATTTCTGCTGCTGAAACAGCATTAAAACATAGTCTGGGGATTAATGCTGGACATGATTTAAATCTGGATAATCTTAAATATTTTGCTTCAAACATTCCTAATTTGTTGGAAGTATCTATCGGTCACGCTTTAATTTCTGACGCATTGTATTATGGTTTAGAAAACACCATCGCACTATATTTAAGAGAATTACGATTCTAA
- a CDS encoding CBS domain-containing protein: MTASEVADIELPYLETVDTCDKAMGFMDEFKLSHYPVVNGSVFVGLVYEEDIFELSDWGQTLAQSKLRLPSVSIQESEHFLSVVRKVQTSKLSCIPVIDEKNQYKGLITRERIVNVFGSASIVQDVGSVIEIELAPNDYYLTEITRIVESTGVKILGTYIRTLEDNNKIVLTIKLNKQEVEGVLSALDRYGYTVFASYQLKSERKHIQDRYDHLMYLLNL; encoded by the coding sequence ATGACTGCATCTGAAGTGGCTGATATAGAACTTCCTTATTTGGAAACCGTAGACACTTGTGACAAGGCGATGGGATTTATGGACGAGTTTAAATTGTCTCATTACCCTGTAGTTAATGGATCAGTATTTGTTGGTCTGGTCTATGAAGAAGATATTTTTGAGTTGAGTGATTGGGGTCAAACATTAGCCCAAAGTAAGTTGAGGTTACCTTCTGTATCTATTCAGGAATCGGAACATTTTTTATCTGTGGTTAGGAAAGTGCAAACCTCTAAGTTGAGTTGTATTCCGGTTATTGATGAAAAAAATCAATACAAGGGATTGATCACACGTGAACGAATTGTGAATGTGTTTGGAAGTGCATCAATTGTGCAAGATGTAGGGAGTGTAATTGAAATAGAATTAGCTCCAAATGATTATTACCTTACTGAGATCACTCGAATTGTCGAAAGCACCGGAGTAAAAATATTAGGAACCTATATTAGAACCTTGGAAGACAATAATAAGATTGTCTTAACCATCAAGCTTAATAAGCAAGAGGTGGAGGGAGTTCTGAGTGCATTAGATAGATATGGGTATACTGTATTTGCAAGTTATCAGTTAAAGTCCGAAAGAAAACATATTCAAGATAGATACGATCATTTAATGTATCTTTTGAATTTGTAG
- a CDS encoding NAD kinase has translation MKTVAIFGKELNHKYKEDIIFLLDYLKEKGIEIQIHKKYLKKLKEEFLLDLSHAVPFSSARNKNHRPDLFISIGGDGTFLDSTVMLRDTRIPILGINTGRLGFLARVSSEDIKESIDNFLINNYEIEERTLIEVCTENDLFGKKNFALNELTIHKNDNASMIIIHTYVNGEFLNSYWADGLIISTPTGSTAYSLSVGGPIVAPGSNNFIVSPIAPHNLNVRPMVISDSSEITLKIEGRTDKSLVSIDSRMQRIDTSVEIKVRKAPYQIHLLQMPNQTFFKTLRHKLNWGLDKRN, from the coding sequence ATGAAAACTGTAGCGATTTTTGGGAAAGAACTTAATCATAAGTACAAAGAGGATATTATTTTTCTTTTGGACTACCTTAAAGAAAAAGGTATTGAAATACAGATTCATAAGAAGTATTTGAAAAAACTAAAAGAAGAGTTTCTTCTGGATTTATCTCATGCAGTTCCCTTTTCTTCAGCCCGAAATAAAAACCATAGGCCCGATTTATTTATTAGTATTGGGGGAGATGGTACTTTTCTGGATTCTACTGTGATGCTTAGAGATACTCGGATTCCAATTTTAGGGATTAATACTGGTAGATTGGGCTTTTTGGCCCGTGTCAGTTCAGAGGATATTAAAGAGTCAATTGATAATTTTTTGATCAATAATTATGAGATTGAGGAGCGGACGTTGATTGAAGTATGTACGGAGAATGACCTTTTTGGAAAAAAGAACTTTGCGCTAAATGAGTTAACAATTCACAAGAATGATAATGCTTCAATGATTATTATTCACACTTATGTTAATGGAGAGTTTTTAAATTCATACTGGGCGGATGGATTGATTATTTCTACTCCAACGGGGTCTACGGCATATTCATTAAGTGTTGGAGGTCCTATTGTGGCTCCTGGTTCTAATAACTTTATTGTGTCTCCAATTGCACCACATAACTTGAATGTGAGACCGATGGTAATTTCAGATAGTTCAGAAATTACTTTGAAAATAGAAGGGAGAACGGATAAGTCTTTGGTTAGTATTGATTCGAGAATGCAACGAATAGACACCTCTGTAGAGATTAAAGTGAGAAAAGCACCATACCAAATTCACTTATTGCAAATGCCCAATCAAACCTTTTTTAAGACACTTCGTCACAAATTGAACTGGGGACTTGACAAAAGAAACTAA